A single Aggregatilinea lenta DNA region contains:
- a CDS encoding FHA domain-containing protein, whose translation MPSSQRFLIQDGAHAGKAVELDAFPYHIGRARDCNYVLDSTEISRLHARLTRDHLNIFLEDLGSTNGTFVNGRRLQPGEQYRLRAGDVVSFAQVCQWVFDDPATTAQIDLVKVTTPGLNLDVDAARVSVGGVPLYPPLSPNQFSLLALLVENAGRIVTREEICEHVWGTDEDVTDQTIDALVSRLRKRLSDADSSHDYLVTRRGFGLMFQNRKPSLESD comes from the coding sequence ATGCCCTCGAGCCAGAGATTTTTGATTCAAGACGGTGCGCACGCCGGAAAAGCGGTGGAGCTGGACGCGTTTCCGTACCATATCGGGCGCGCGCGGGACTGCAATTACGTGCTCGACAGCACGGAAATCTCGCGCCTGCACGCGCGCCTCACCCGCGATCACCTGAACATCTTCCTTGAAGACCTGGGCAGCACCAACGGCACGTTTGTCAATGGGCGGCGCTTGCAGCCCGGCGAACAGTACCGCCTGCGCGCGGGTGACGTGGTGTCGTTTGCGCAGGTATGCCAGTGGGTCTTCGACGATCCGGCGACCACGGCGCAGATCGATCTGGTCAAGGTGACCACGCCCGGCTTGAACCTGGACGTGGACGCGGCGCGGGTCAGCGTGGGCGGCGTGCCGCTCTACCCACCGCTCAGCCCGAACCAGTTTTCGCTGCTGGCGCTGCTGGTCGAAAACGCGGGGCGCATCGTCACGCGCGAGGAAATCTGCGAGCACGTGTGGGGGACGGACGAGGACGTGACCGACCAGACCATCGACGCGTTGGTCAGCCGCCTGCGCAAGCGCCTCTCCGACGCCGATTCCAGTCACGACTATCTCGTGACGCGGCGCGGCTTCGGGCTGATGTTTCAGAACCGCAAGCCGTCCCTGGAAAGCGACTGA